From a region of the Podospora pseudopauciseta strain CBS 411.78 chromosome 7 map unlocalized CBS411.78m_7, whole genome shotgun sequence genome:
- a CDS encoding uncharacterized protein (EggNog:ENOG503P1HK) yields the protein MKRILLLCFIHGFKGDDDTFGNFPKHLQDIITNNLPDHEVASVVYPKYETKGELAQSTAAFLEWLKERVMDLRKTHLDNPWPPNDRRVGVILVAHSMGGFVASDCLFRILDERRQDENASGPMFPLIQGILAFDTPYNGLARSMFVYGAFSNYQKVSNVFNVMTALSAAAPATLSRLASKRAVGVATGRIVKRSSSPAWKAWQLIAMRTGTVGVIAAGGVAAYMHRKKIIEGMRTVRSLTKEDVIQGYQQSVDALGQGLAYVNRGNIGESFAYLSDHFTFVGSLLKQNELNRRLERLASLRGVGFSDVFASLGENGKWSGGYFVPERTFCAIPAKDHPAEHLFTRHVIEGAKDEIVAHINLFKPDKNKEYEKMTNDAAQLVINWFNDDAEIWDDPKFAEPIPAESEETQEIAKAVDEEGVAKPPEEAVEMATGEEDQETADDDVPDESPIDIAAAATLVPLPDDLDGNEGGEKTEVSEQKKAYLRHLFGVAQETSTTLRSYLPSKLPSVEMPKMSMPTMPSVGMPSMPSMPSISIPTRINLFASKKSSDTGSTTAPKTPEDGGMPTGVGEAKNDKSDGDASSGGAQPGVVGPVAGGDGITVPK from the exons ATGAAGAGGATTTTACTGCTTTGTTTTATTCACGGCTTCAAG GGAGACGACGACACGTTTGGCAACTTCCCCAAACACCTCCAAGATATCATCACCAATAACCTACCGGATCACGAGGTTGCCTCTGTTGTCTATCCCAAATATGAGACCAAAGGCGAGCTTGCGCAAAGCACCGCTGCCTTTCTGGAATG GCTCAAGGAGCGCGTGATGGACTTGCGCAAGACCCATCTCGACAATCCATGGCCACCCAACGATCGTCGCGTTGGTGTTATTCTGGTGGCTCATTCCATGGG TGGCTTTGTCGCCAGCGACTGCCTCTTCCGCATCCTCGATGAACGACGACAAGACGAGAACGCGTCCGGTCCCATGTTTCCCCTGATTCAAGGCATACTCGCATTCGACACGCCCTACAACGGCCTTGCGCGTTCCATGTTTGTGTACGGCGCCTTTTCCAACTACCAGAAAGTGAGCAATGTGTTCAACGTCATGACGGCTCTCTCGGCTGCCGCACCAGCCACCCTCTCACGCCTCGCCTCCAAACGTGCCGTTGGCGTTGCTACAGGCCGCATTGTCAAGAGATCGTCCAGCCCCGCGTGGAAGGCCTGGCAGCTCATCGCCATGCGCACGGGAACCGTCGGCGTCATTGCTGCTGGCGGAGTGGCCGCCTACATGCACCGCAAAAAGATCATCGAGGGCATGCGTACGGTGCGGAGCCTGACCAAGGAGGACGTGATCCAGGGCTACCAGCAGTCCGTTGATGCGCTCGGCCAGGGGCTCGCGTACGTCAATAGGGGCAACATTGGCGAGTCCTTTGCGTACCTGTCGGACCACTTCACTTTTGTAGGCTCTCTGCTGAAGCAGAATGAGCTCAATCGTCGACTCGAGCGGCTCGCTTCCCTGAGGGGGGTCGGCTTTTCGGATGTGTTTGCGTCTCTCGGCGAAAATGGGAAATGGAGCGGAGGCTACTTCGTGCCGGAGCGAACATTCTGTGCCATACCGGCCAAAGACCACCCGGCGGAACATCTGTTCACGAGACATGTTATCGAAGGGGCCAAAGACGAGATTGTAGCACACATCAACCTTTTCAAACCCGATAAGAACAAGGAGTATGAGAAGATGACCAACGACGCCGCACAGCTTGTTATCAACTGGTTCAATGATGATGCCGAGATCTGGGACGATCCAAAGTTTGCAGAGCCCATCCCGGCCGAGTCGGAAGAGACGCAGGAGATTGCTAAAGCcgtcgatgaggagggagtagCGAAACCACCCGAGGAGGCGGTTGAGATGGCCAcaggcgaggaggaccaAGAAACGGCAGACGACGATGTCCCTGATGAATCGCCCATCGACATCGCCGCGGCCGCCACGCTAGTCCCTCTACCGGATGACTTGGACGGCAACGAGGGCGGGGAAAAGACCGAGGTTAGCGAGCAAAAGAAGGCCTATCTGCGGCATCTGTTCGGCGTTGCTCAAGAAACGAGCACCACTCTGCGGTCGTATCTGCCGTCGAAACTACCATCGGTCGAGATGCCCAAGATGTCGATGCCGACCATGCCCAGTGTCGGCATGCCCAGTATGCCTTCGATGCCCAGCATATCGATACCCACGAGAATCAACTTGTTTGCATCCAAGAAGTCGTCCGATACCGGGTCCACGACCGCACCCAAGACTCCCGAGGACGGCGGCATGCCAACAGGGGTTGGCGAAGCTAAGAATGACAAAAGTGATGGCGATGCCAGCAGCGGGGGGGCTCAACCAGGGGTCGTCGGTCCAGTtgcaggtggtgatgggatcACGGTGCCAAAGTGA
- a CDS encoding uncharacterized protein (EggNog:ENOG503NYU5; COG:S): protein MSVRLGTPETQPLLISVTDEGHHYHTCLPATSDSPADSADEDDAFLGSHNHHNRGNDEPIIIDFDPSGDPENPLEWPTPFKWAIVFILAFMAFTVTMTCISLVPLATEIVADLSPPGSTPSKSSSVLLVTIWELGEAAGPLFIAPLSEMYGRYPVMNVCNIIFILATIMTATSQSVTSLVVARMLTGCVVAGNVLNPAIVGDMFISEQRGSPVSLVYLAPLVGGAVAPLIGSALAEMIGWRKVIWMTAGLASLGELMFLLCFRETYKVAILRKRAKRWGKGYKTAVDYEEEVKLRVEGEQKGLAGQQGVWKKLGDAVMRPAHVLFGSGVLMAMSLFGAVVFAFYYVMSTTLADILQDVYGLSPMAVGSCYASFTIGSTVSVLLCNHCLDRIYIRMRHTHKGVGKPEFRLPLTIIGAFALPVAVAAYGWIPEWKLPLLLLLFSVSLLGSCLMLAMIPLMTYIVDAFGIYSASALTGVMVTRCLCGTFLPLTTAPLIERFGYGWAFSILAGGTLMLAPIPILMMRYGSKWRQRSKYSREQ from the exons ATGAGCGTACGCCTCGGAACCCCGGAAACTCAACCTCTACTCATCAGTGTGACGGACGAAGGTCACCATTATCATACCTGTCTACCTGCTACGTCGGACTCACCTGCCGATTCCGCCGACGAAGATGACGCCTTCCTCGGGTCTCATAACCATCACAACAGGGGCAACGATGAGCCGATAATCATCGATTTTGATCCCTCTGGGGACCCAGAAAACCCGCTGGAATGGCCGACACCGTTCAAATGGGCTATTGTGTTCATCCTGGCCTTTATGGCTTTTACTGT CACAATGACTTGCATTTCACTCGTCCCTCTGGCGACCGAGATTGTCGCAGACCTTTCGCCGCCAGGAAGCACGCCCAGCAAATCATCTTCTGTCCTTCTCGTGACGATCTGGGAGCTGGGCGAAGCCGCTGGCCCGCTGTTCATCGCACCGCTCTCGGAAATGTACGGCCGGTACCCGGTCATGAACGTCTGCAACATCATTTTCATCCTGGCCACCATCATGACGGCCACCTCGCAGTCTGTCACGAGCTTGGTTGTTGCGCGGATGCTAACGGGGTGTGTGGTTGCTGGCAACGTGCTTAACCCGGCCATTGTGGGCGACATGTTCATTTCTGAGCAGAGAGGAAGTCCCGTGTCGTTGGTTTATCTGGCGCCGCTTGTGGGCGGAGCGGTAGCCCCGTTGATTGGCAGTGCGCTTGCTGAGATGATCgggtggaggaaggtgaTTTGGATGACAGCTGGACTGGCGTCGCTGGGGGAACTCATGTTCCTGTTGTGCTTCAGGGAGACATACAAGGTGGCCATTTTGAGGAAACGGGCAAAGAGATGGGGCAAGGGGTACAAGACAGCGGTGGATTACGAAGAAGAAGTTAAGCTCAGGGTCGAAGGAGAACAGAAAGGACTCGCTGGCCAACAGGGGGTGTGGAAGAAGCTAGGTGATGCGGTCATGAGGCCGGCCCATGTTCTTTTCGGGAGCGGTGTGCTGATGGCCATGAGCTTGTTTGGAGCGGTGGTTTTTGCGTTTTATTATGTGATGAGCACCACGCTGGCGGATATTTTGCAGGATGTGTATGGGTTGTCACCGATGGCGGTTGGGAGCTGCTATGCCAGTTTCA CAATTGGATCTACAGTCAGTGTCCTGCTATGCAATCACTGCCTTGACAGAATTTACATCCGCATGCGACACACCCACAAGGGAGTTGGCAAGCCGGAATTCCGCCTTCCATTGACCATCATTGGAGCTTTTGCTCTCCCCGTCGCGGTGGCAGCTTACGGCTGGATCCCCGAGTGGAagctccctcttctcttgTTGCTCTTTTCAGTCAGCTTGCTCGGCAGTTGCCTCATGCTGGCCATGATCCCCCTCATGACATACATTGTCGACGCTTTTGGCATATACTCGGCCTCGGCGCTGACAGGAGTCATGGTGACGAGGTGTCTCTGTGGCACCTTCCTTCCTCTTACGACGGCTCCGTTGATAGAGAGGTTTGGGTACGGGTGGGCTTTCAGCATCCTGGCGGGTGGCACTCTAATGCTGGCGCCCATCCCGattttgatgatgagatATGGCTCAAAGTGGCGGCAGCGCTCAAAGTACAGCCGTGAACAGTGA
- a CDS encoding uncharacterized protein (EggNog:ENOG503P3TJ), with protein MSGSPSSDATLPPRPRLRRNRKRKTCIPCAKSKRKCDQSTPWCKRCVEKEIVCVYPPRRGGATSLPIAHDDEAVSRLLTEPERVPGASSTLTSDWFSTEKGKHPDISQARTDLDPRCPPLLSPYQWFLSPGSWRRSTLLDAHIMSLPPELEVAISQDSLPNLIDKHQQWLQLWVKEGHSPLMHRHLYRDLMPECIRDAYTARAAYDLAATPAAKELSLRIIQDRAADLIQRQPDSHLDHTNNTNTNLPLGSLDASNIMLGTFNHLARTQSLFVYELTQLFDGDIRSRDQAESSMETLHRWACQMLESARLDCTTGEVFEAYASSASSSGSSPSGNSDLIRGSKTGTSSNTSVGAITPPSSMHNPFALPPNPAPHTLWQVWVIAESVRRTYISVSFVRSVYQTIKTQWSVCPGGALFSGVNGLWDATTGREWCAALRKGNTLRGQKDGEGSMSPWALMQSLEVWKVLEYASPDEVDEFTVAVAEISRGMEVVEQWIMEKSGMRSS; from the coding sequence ATGAGCGGGTCGCCTTCATCAGATGCAACATTACCACCAAGGCCACGGCTCCGGCGTAAtcggaaaagaaaaacatgCATCCCCTGTGCGAAGTCGAAGAGGAAATGCGACCAGTCTACGCCTTGGTGCAAGAGATGCGTCGAAAAAGAGATAGTCTGCGTCTATCCACCTCGTCGTGGCGGAGCAACGTCACTGCCAATTGCTCACGATGATGAGGCTGTCTCACGGCTACTGACTGAGCCTGAGAGAGTTCCGGGAGCCTCCTCAACTCTAACCAGTGACTGGTTCAGTACAGAAAAAGGCAAGCACCCAGACATATCACAAGCACGAACAGACCTCGATCCGAGATGCCCACCACTGTTGTCACCCTATCAATGGTTTCTTTCACCTGGATCTTGGCGCCGTTCCACCCTGTTGGATGCGCACATCATGAGCCTGCCGCCCGAGCTCGAGGTAGCTATCAGCCAGGACTCTCTTCCCAACTTGATTGACAAGCACCAACAATGGCTCCAACTGTGGGTAAAAGAGGGCCACAGTCCTCTGATGCACCGCCATCTCTACCGGGACTTGATGCCCGAGTGCATACGAGATGCCTACACGGCGAGAGCAGCTTATGATCTGGCGGCCACCCCAGCAGCCAAAGAACTGTCCTTACGGATCATTCAAGATCGAGCAGCAGACCTCATTCAGAGACAGCCAGACTCTCATCTCGACCACACAAACAACACAAACACGAATCTCCCTCTGGGAAGCCTCGATGCATCAAACATCATGCTGGGCACTTTCAACCACCTAGCCCGGACGCAATCTCTTTTCGTCTACGAGCTAACTCAGCTCTTTGACGGGGACATTCGCTCCAGAGACCAAGCAGAATCGTCCATGGAGACACTGCACCGCTGGGCGTGCCAGATGTTGGAGAGCGCAAGACTGGATTGCACCACAGGCGAGGTGTTTGAAGCCTATGCGTCGTCCGCGTCTTCATCTGGCTCGTCGCCGTCTGGAAACAGTGACTTGATACGGGGCAGCAAAACAGGGACCAGTTCAAACACGTCTGTCGGTGCCATCACCCCGCCGAGCAGCATGCACAACCCGTTCGCCCTCCCTCCTAACCCAGCACCGCACACACTCTGGCAGGTGTGGGTGATTGCTGAGTCGGTGAGGCGGACGTACATTTCTGTCAGTTTTGTCCGGTCTGTGTATCAGACCATCAAGACGCAGTGGTCGGTGTGTCCTGGGGGCGCTCTTTTCAGTGGGGTGAATGGGCTGTGGGATGCGAcgacggggagggagtggtgcGCGGCTCTCAGGAAGGGGAATACGCTGCGCGGTCAAAAGGATGGTGAAGGTTCCATGTCGCCTTGGGCGTTGATGCAGAGCCTGGAGGTTTGGAAGGTGTTGGAGTATGCGTCTCCggacgaggtggatgagttcactgtggctgttgctgagatTAGTagggggatggaggttgttgagcagTGGATTATGGAGAAGAGTGGCATGAGGAGCTCATGA
- a CDS encoding uncharacterized protein (EggNog:ENOG503P27G; COG:Q), translated as MAVSLSLNFAPIKTLHRESYPAISPLEPENNQAGKTVLVTGGADGIGFAIATAFVQASSSHVIIVGRRQGFLQDGVKRLEAEARTAGTNTKISGYSSDVSSLEASEKLWAELKEDGIVVDVLVLNAVALGPGGALVEANLEAVWKAYEVNVRSLLDHTQRFYNQVGKRQKYLVSVSSSMVHNLDNENSFLSAYGATKTAGQVLFQQIARDVDPARLQMISFHPGAIYSDGAREGGVTKDMIDVWDDGMFCFSRSWINEGVEANLATAALPGNFAVWAATPAAKFLHGRFLAAWWDVNELKHDALQEKLNSEWHLLRVGVKGL; from the exons ATGGCTGTTAGTCTCTCACTCAACTTTGCTCCCATCAAGACCTTGCATAGAGAGTCTTACCCAGCAATTTCCCCTCTCGAACCCGAAAACAATCAAGCGGGCAAAACAGTCCTCGTCACCGGCGGCGCAGATGGCATCGGGTTTGCTATCGCGACGGCCTTTGTCCAGGCCTCGTCCTCGCATGTCATTATCGTTGGTCGGCGCCAAGGATTCCTCCAAGACGGCGTCAAGCGACTTGAAGCTGAGGCTCGGACTGCGGGGACCAACACCAAAATCAGCGGCTACTCCTCAGATGTTTCGAGCCTGGAAGCAAGCGAGAAGCTGTGGGCTGAATtgaaggaggatgggatTGTCGTGGATGTCTTGGTGCTCAACGCCGTAGCTCTGGGCCCTGGCGGGGCACTGGTGGAGGCCAACTTGGAAGCAGTATGGAAGGCATATGAGGTCAACGTTCGCTCGCTTCTGGACCATACCCAGCGATTTTATAACCAGGTAGGTAAAAGGCAAAAG TATCTAGTCAGTGTCTCTTCCTCCATGGTGCATAACCTGGACAATGAGAACTCCTTCTTGTCCGCGTACGGGGCAACGAAAACTGCGGGCCAAGTTTTGTTTCAGCAAATTGCCAGGGATGTAGACCCAGCAAGGCTGCAGATGATCAGCTTTCACCCCGGTGCCATCTACTCAGATGGGGCCCGAGAAGGTGGCGTCACCAAGGACATGATCGATGTGTGGGATGATGGTATGTTCTGTTTCTCCAGGTCTTGGATCAATGAGGGGGTCGAGGCTAACTTGGCAACAGCGGCGTTACCTGGTAACTTTGCCGTGTGGGCGGCCACACCCGCGGCCAAGTTCCTGCATGGCCGATTTCTGGCAGCCTGGTGGGATGTAAATGAGCTGAAGCACGATGCGCTTCAGGAAAAGCTCAATTCTGAGTGGCACCTGCTAAGAGTTGGTGTGAAAGGACTCTGA
- a CDS encoding uncharacterized protein (EggNog:ENOG503NY7Q; COG:S), translating to MLSRRLQPLVFLLLISFLSLSVFAQYDPIKDFCRRHGHQSAVVDNRLYIDGGLVNWKPFTSSSSNYTNPFLIFSDLSTETKDMPTLHANLSKNATVPSVMGGKLWEDSVNKRLYLYGGETYQAPPTNFLLYAYDILKDKWDSFGPPTGTAAIIPTSFGAGVSIAARGEAYYYGGFHNNGSVPGWTGPPRASNRLIKYDMDSNAWSNVTGPDDVRRAEGEMVFLPVGDAGMLVYFGGSQDLYGNGTLTPEPLDTIFLYDLANSKWYAQKATGRIPESRRRFCGGATWAQDQSSYNIYIYGGSGFPPSTAGFDDIYVLTIPSFQWIRGPYPKDSNVTGPFPKNMMSCNVVNNAQMVIIGGSNSNATGYECDVDTVGGQHNMNLGEENPENAIWARYQPKLTTYAVPTFIMSAVGGRNTGGARVLTPSGGFNAPDLSVLMTRKAVISTRTPTRDVSPATSSPAPTGEGEPAPPLSPGAIAGIAIGGAVVLIALLAGCCCFIRYRQKHYKGPRQPNQAIPPHGWGPSGPLTPASPAVTQISYAHTVPTQPQSPVMLPSVPVYPPAELGANDNSHYRTARTSPASMAAKHDSSPWGTHASTPQTLEPPTPASGPYPARSPSYTERDPRDVQPGAPYWSTTPPQVQQPQFRPTQDAQGGNTWLGVQQTWHRPGSSH from the exons ATGCTTTCCCGACGGCTTCAACCTCTCGTCTTTCTCTTGTTGATATCATTCTTGTCCCTGTCAGTTTTTGCACAGTATGATCCAATCAAGGATTTCTGCCGACGCCATGGACATCAGTCGGCCGTTGTCGACAATCGACTGTACATAGACGGCGGGTTGGTGAACTGGAAGCCATTCACCTCGTCGTCTTCAAATTACACAA ATCCGTTCCTTATCTTTAGCGATCTCAGCACTGAGACCAAGGATATGCCCACGCTGCATGCCAACCTTTCCAAAAATGCGACAGTTCCAAGCGTCATGGGCGGCAAGTTGTGGGAGGATTCGGTCAACAAAAGATTGTACTTGTACGGCGGCGAAACCTACCAGGCACCCCCAACCAACTTTCTCCTCTACGCCTATGACATTCTCAAGGACAAGTGGGATTCTTTCGGCCCGCCAACTGGAACGGCAGCTATCATCCCAACGAGCTTTGGAGCCGGTGTATCGATTGCGGCACGAGGAGAGGCGTATTATTATGGCGGCTTTCATAACAATGGCTCTGTTCCGGGCTGGACAGGGCCGCCGCGTGCATCTAACAGACTGATCAAGTACGACATGGACAGCAACGCATGGAGCAATGTGACCGGCCCTGATGACGTGAGAAGGGCCGAAGGCGAGATGGTCTTTCTTCCCGTTGGTGACGCCGGCATGCTTGTCTATTTTGGTGGTAGTCAAGACTTGTACGGCAATGGGACCTTGACACCCGAGCCTTTGGACACCATCTTTCTCTACGACCTTGCTAACTCGAAATGGTATGCGCAAAAGGCAACTGGAAGGATACCAGAGAGTCGACGTCGATTCTGTGGAGGTGCTACCTGGGCTCAAGATCAGTCCAGTTACAACAT CTACATTTATGGCGGTTCCGGCTTCCCTCCAAGCACGGCAGGATTCGATGACATCTACGTCCTAACCATCCCGAGTTTCCAGTGGATCAGGGGTCCATATCCAAAGGACAGCAATGTCACCGGTCCGTTTCCAAAGAACATGATGAGCTGCAATGTTGTCAATAATGCTCAGATGGTCATCATCGGCGGCTCGAACTCCAACGCAACAGGTTACGAATGTGACGTAGACACGGTTGGGGGGCAGCACAACATGAATCTTGGTGAGGAGAACCCAGAGAATGCCATTTGGGCAAGATACCAACCAAAGCTTACGACATATGCCGTGCCTACTTTCATCATGTCGGCCGTGGGTGGCCGTAACACCGGAGGAGCTAGGGTTCTCACACCGTCCGGCGGCTTCAACGCGCCAGATCTCTCGGTGTTGATGACCAGGAAAGCCGTCATATCAACTCGAACACCTACACGAGACGTCAGTCCTGCCACTTCCTCGCCTGCCCCGACCGGAGAAGGCGAACCCGCACCACCGTTGAGCCCCGGAGCCATTGCAGGGATTGCCATCGGAGGCGCCGTGGTTCTCATCGCCCTTCTcgccggctgctgctgtttcATCCGTTATCGCCAAAAGCACTACAAGGGACCTCGCCAGCCCAACCAAGCCATCCCCCCTCACGGTTGGGGACCATCCGGGCCCCTCACGCCCGCATCTCCAGCCGTCACGCAAATTTCCTACGCCCACACCGTTCCAACCCAACCGCAGTCGCCGGTGATGCTCCCATCGGTCCCGGTATACCCCCCAGCAGAACTCGGCGCCAATGACAATTCCCATTATCGGACAGCGAGAACAAGCCCAGCGAGTATGGCAGCGAAGCACGACAGCTCACCCTGGGGCACGCACGCGTCAACGCCGCAGACATTGGAGCCACCAACTCCGGCAAGCGGGCCTTATCCGGCACGATCCCCGTCGTACACAGAGCGGGATCCGAGAGATGTGCAACCGGGTGCTCCGTACTGGTCTACGACTCCGCCACAGGTACAGCAACCACAGTTTCGACCAACGCAGGACGCCCAGGGTGGGAACACGTGGTTGGGTGTTCAGCAGACATGGCACAGGCCAGGATCATCTCATTGA
- a CDS encoding uncharacterized protein (EggNog:ENOG503NY83; COG:P), protein MNRPSRTDDDFEHPDWNQNPPFLAPDLTTCEDLNGIANAREQRNGASGGAASAFGVLNDEKGSFIKNCDKQTRAWGPNPSAMSGHPPIAAPQTVLGGEGRACHSQPLIRPPSGWIGWLLSVVAVSTMVHVAGHGVPVLFSGGHPVETTTATSIAVVTRESSLLLKQLTKRQDNGRCGTNGNATADYNMPLHVGALVIILAVSGLACALPMIALKFPIIRIPKRFFFAVRHFGTGVLLATAFVHLLPTAFISLGDPCLSSFWTDDYPAMPGAIALLGIFFVAVIEMVFSPARQYTPRPGRQAEDSDGSQAQEEPPHRHRSTSFGGHCSQAPVLAAITRPSGTTRRGSQAVVEPVSEESVAVGRETPAVSPDEKMRSKELLGSAVESQQVGLTEEQLHKKKILQCMLLEVGILFHSIFIGMALSVAVGGNFVVLLIAVAFHQTFEGLALGARIASINWQKGMLQPWFMVLAYGCTTPIGQAIGLATHTLYAPDSEFGLILVGTMNAISSGLLVFAALIELLAEDFLSDDSWATLRGRKRVAACFLVLFGAICMSLVGAWA, encoded by the exons ATGAACCGCCCTTCGAGAACAGACGATGACTTTGAGCATCCTGATTGGAACCAGAACCCGCCCTTTCTCGCTCCCGACCTCACCACTTGCGAGGACCTCAATGGCATCGCAAACGCCCGCGAGCAGCGCAATGGCGCATCAGGAGGGGCAGCCAGTGCATTTGGGGTATTAAATGACGAGAAGGGGAGTTTTATCAAAAATTGCGACAAGCAAACCCGCGCTTGGGGGCCCAATCCCTCTGCAATGAGCGGTC ATCCGCCCATTGCAGCCCCCCAGACAGTGCTAGGTGGTGAAGGCCGAGCCTGTCATTCCCAGCCTCTGATCCGGCCCCCCTCGGGCTGGATTGGATGGCTTCTCTCTGTTGTCGCTGTGTCGACAATGGTGCACGTTGCCGGACACGGTGTACCGGTCCTGTTTTCGGGTGGTCATCCCGTCGAGACGACCACCGCCACTTCCATTGCTGTTGTTACCCGCGAATCTTCTCTGCTCTTGAAGCAGCTCACCAAGCGCCAGGACAATGGTCGCTGCGGTACAAATGGCAATGCTACCGCCGACTACAACATGCCGCTTCATGTGGGCGCCCTGGTTATCATCCTCGCCGTCTCCGGACTGGCTTGCGCTCTGCCCATGATCGCCCTCAAGTTCCCCATCATTCGCATCCCCAAGCGCTTCTTTTTCGCTGTTCGTCATTTTGGTACCGGTGTCCTGCTCGCCACCGCTTTCGTGCATCTCCTCCCGACGGCTTTCATCTCTCTTGGCGACCCCTGCCTCTCCAGCTTCTGGACTGATGACTACCCCGCTATGCCGGGGGCTATTGCCCTGCTTGGAATTTTCTTCGTGGCCGTCATCGAGATGGTGTTTAGCCCTGCTCGTCAGTACACCCCTCGTCCTGGGAGACAGGCCGAGGACAGTGATGGCTCACAGGCGCAAGAGGAGCCTCCCCATCGTCACCGGTCTACGTCCTTTGGTGGCCACTGTTCCCAGGCACCAGTACTGGCTGCTATCACGAGGCCTTCGGGGACCACTCGCCGGGGAAGCcaggctgttgttgagccTGTTTCCGAGGAGAGTGTGGCGGTTGGGCGTGAAACCCCGGCCGTTTCCCCAGATGAGAAGATGAGGTCTAAGGAACTGCTTGGGAGCGCTGTGGAATCCCAGCAAGTCGGCCTTACTGAGGAGCAGCTacacaagaagaagatctTACAGTGCATGCTTCTCGAGGTCGGCATCTTGTTTCACAGTATTTTCATTGGTATGGCGTTAAGTGTCGCTGTCGGCGGCAACTTTGTGGTCTTGTTAATTGCTGTTGCCTTTCACC AAACGTTTGAGGGTCTCGCATTGGGAGCTCGTATTGCCTCTATCAACTGGCAAAAGGGGATGTTGCAGCCATGGTTCATGGTGTTAGCTTATGGATGCAC GACACCTATTGGTCAAGCCATTGGTCTAGCCACCCACACGCTTTACGCCCCCGACTCTGAGTTTGGCCTGATCTTGGTGGGAACCATGAACGCCATCTCATCGGGACTGCTTGTTTTTGCCGCCCTTATCGAGTTGCTTGCGGAGGACTTTCTCAGTGATGACAGCTGGGCTACCCTCCGCGGTCGCAAGCGGGTTGCGGCCTGCTTCCTTGTGCTTTTTGGCGCGATTTGCATGAGTTTAGTTGGAGCCTGGGCTTAG
- a CDS encoding uncharacterized protein (COG:S; EggNog:ENOG503P576) produces the protein MLSWNTLLYMIAITQILTFSYSIMNHAANPTPTLRFGLEIELLLGPRKKGPSHSSWKSLAKDLSKRLAKAGIPNHVNDSNDKSAHNYREWSITQEVTIPSQPGKNLWGIELVSPVFSPLSTNFSPTLVTIFSILHTHYTVLPSPHCSTHVHLSQSDPSPLTPSDLASFAKSCLYFEASLDRLFPSSRGEGYWCQSNRLNPALVGLSLGECMSVIDGAYQDGDGVVEAMNLFPKESAYARAHGWKKDRVRGKVYKWDFTGMLSAPVNKGERQPWGTIEFRQPPGSVVAAEAEGYVILALAFTVGALAYGSSLRVETVGDNEHGGSMEELWALLVAGGSVLGWDSLGEVEGFFARAV, from the exons ATGTTGTCTTGGAACACCCTTTTGTACATGATTGCCATCACACAAATCCTCACTTTTTCTTACTCTATTATGAATCACGCAGCCAACCCAACCCCGACCCTCCGCTTTGGCTTGGAGATTGAACTTCTCCTCGGCCCTCGCAAAAAAGGTCCCTCTCACTCCAGCTGGAAGTCCCTTGCCAAAGACCTCAGCAAACGCCTCGCCAAAGCCGGCATCCCGAACCACGTCAATGACTCCAATGACAAATCCGCTCACAACTACCGCGAGTGGTCCATCACTCAGGAAGTGACAATCCCCAGTCAGCCAGGAAAGAACCTCT GGGGCATAGAGCTAGTCTCCCCcgtcttctcccccctctccacaaacttctcccccaccctcgtcaccatcttctccatcctccaCACGCACTACaccgtcctcccctccccccattgCTCAACCCACGTCCACCTCTCCCAGTccgacccctcccctctcaccccCTCTGACCTCGCATCCTTTGCCAAATCCTGCCTCTACTTTGAAGCCAGTCTCGACCGgctcttcccctcctcccgcggGGAGGGCTACTGGTGCCAATCCAATCGGTTGAATCCCGCCCTCGTGGGGCTAAGCTTGGGGGAGTGCATGTCTGTCATTGACGGTGCTTACCAGGACGGAGACGGTGTGGTGGAGGCGATGAATTTGTTTCCAAAAGAGTCTGCTTATGCGAGGGCGCATGGGTGGAAGAAAGATAGGGTTAGGGGGAAGGTGTACAAGTG GGACTTCACTGGGATGCTGTCGGCGCCGGTGAACAAAGGGGAGCGGCAGCCTTGGGGCACGATCGAGTTCAGACAGCCGCCTGGGAGCgtggttgctgctgaggcggAGGGGTATGTGATCCTCGCGTTGGCGTTCACTGTCGGGGCGCTGGCCTATGGGTCGAGCCTCAGGGTAGAAACCGTGGGAGACAATGAACACGGTGGGAGTATGGAAGAGCTCTGGGCTCTGTTGGTGGCCGGGGGAAGTGTGTTGGGGTGGGATAGTCttggtgaggtggagggtttCTTTGCCAGGGCGGTGTAA